One Helianthus annuus cultivar XRQ/B chromosome 12, HanXRQr2.0-SUNRISE, whole genome shotgun sequence genomic region harbors:
- the LOC110895347 gene encoding LRR receptor-like serine/threonine-protein kinase RPK2, whose amino-acid sequence MVGVSAIGRLVLVMLSFCLISGKVVDFSEKSQLLEFKKTILDPHNMLSSWKSTNPFHCGWFGVTCNARGRVSELRLSGGNFAHSGSCLSDKHSDLSVHGFGIVRNCSLLKKGKFLGGKLSNLIGNFLELRVLSIPFNQFRGELPSGIWGLKNLEVIDVEGNAMTANLSMIDFAKLKNLQVLNLGFNRLFGEIPNSLSECKYLSILNLAGNRIDGPVPEFLGNFVKLKVINLSLNRFTGSLGDRFWSYCDVLEHVDFSGNFLNGRIPNSLGRCSNLRTMLLFLNRFSGGLPFELGNLSVLEVLDVSRNSLSGVIPASIGNCVKLSVLVLSSDFNVNHRYGLIKDGNSFASSLPLQITMLPNLKLIWAPNSNLDSEFPTKWGDCQTLTMVNLAGNHLKGNISGVFENCPNLHFLDVSSNRISGVLDDKLHVPCMTLFDVSRNLLFGSIPEFKITPCSRLNFSRQLDHVTIYLSYFAHKSRVKSHLPLSRFMPAMIHDFSHNNFTGPMPLLPMVSKGESQYKTGKKIDYAFLAGGNRLSGSLFHDNSSRNCDDLNGFLLNVSNNVISGEISPNVGANWKCLKFLDASKNQISGQIPKSLVNLRNLTVLLLNNNKLSGEIPSGFLTSKSHTKFNFSFNNLSGSIRIDHDPINCKRIVGNPLLHGCQFVSLSSSPPEEPWPIGLDSLNATHSSDSNGGKKGANSFELVLIIVPSIIVIILIALVIVYLYRRNRKPNPVVAGISPRRPSPSPRPRGQQEPLVVFKEIGVKLTLDTVVQATGNFTSRNCIGSGGFGSTYRAEISPGTTVAVKRLTVEMCQGVPQFNAEIQSLGRIRHPNLITLIGYYASTSEMFLIYNYLPGGNLEKFILETRASVSGLKVLHKIALDVANALHFLHDLCQPRILHRDVKPSNILLDENFNAYLSDFGLARLLDDFETHVTTDVAGTFGYVAPEYALTCRASEKADVYSYGVMLLELISDKRALDASFSTQENGYTIVSWAVTLRREGRSEEVFTAGLWEAGPQDALVELLHLGLLCTADSVVGRPAMRQVVRKLKQILPAFDC is encoded by the coding sequence ATGGTGGGTGTGTCTGCAATTGGAAGATTGGTTCTTGTTATGTTGTCTTTTTGTTTGATTTCAGGTAAAGTTGTTGACTTTTCGGAGAAAAGTCAACTTCTGGAGTTCAAGAAAACCATTCTTGATCCTCACAACATGTTGTCAAGCTGGAAATCAACAAACCCTTTTCACTGTGGTTGGTTTGGGGTCACGTGCAACGCACGTGGTAGGGTTTCTGAGTTGAGGTTATCAGGAGGTAATTTTGCTCATTCTGGTTCTTGTTTGAGTGATAAACATTCTGATCTTTCAGTGCATGGGTTTGGGATTGTTAGGAACTGTTCATTGTTAAAAAAAGGGAAATTTTTAGGTGGGAAGTTGTCTAATTTAATTGGGAATTTTTTAGAACTTAGGGTTCTTTCAATCCCATTTAATCAATTTAGGGGTGAATTGCCGAGTGGGATTTGGGGTTTGAAGAATCTTGAGGTGATTGATGTTGAAGGGAATGCAATGACTGCAAATTTGTCGATGATCGATTTCGCGAAATTGAAGAATTTGCAAGTTCTTAATCTAGGGTTCAATAGGTTATTTGGGGAAATCCCTAATTCACTTTCTGAATGCAAGTATTTAAGCATTTTGAATCTTGCTGGAAATCGAATTGACGGGCCGGTTCCTGAATTTCTTGGTAATTTTGTGAAGTTAAAAGTGATTAATCTGTCGTTGAATCGGTTTACCGGTTCATTAGGGGATAGATTCTGGAGTTATTGTGATGTTCTTGAGCATGTTGATTTCTCGGGTAATTTCTTGAATGGCCGGATCCCGAATAGTTTAGGAAGGTGCAGCAATTTAAGAACAATGTTGCTCTTTTTGAATAGATTTTCGGGTGGTCTCCCCTTCGAGCTTGGGAACCTTAGCGTGCTTGAAGTTCTAGATGTTTCTAGAAACAGCCTTTCGGGTGTTATCCCCGCGAGCATTGGGAACTGTGTCAAGTTATCAGTTCTTGTTCTATCGTCTGACTTTAATGTTAATCATAGATACGGTTTGATCAAAGATGGTAACTCTTTTGCAAGCTCATTACCGTTGCAAATCACAATGCTTCCAAATTTGAAGCTAATTTGGGCACCAAACTCGAATCTTGATTCTGAGTTTCCAACGAAATGGGGCGATTGCCAAACGTTAACAATGGTGAATCTTGCCGGTAATCATTTGAAAGGAAACATCTCGGGTGTTTTTGAGAATTGCCCGAATCTACATTTTCTTGATGTTAGCTCAAACAGGATCAGTGGAGTTCTTGATGACAAACTTCATGTTCCATGTATGACATTGTTTGACGTTAGCCGAAATCTCCTGTTTGGATCCATTCCTGAGTTCAAGATCACCCCTTGTAGTCGTTTGAACTTTTCGCGACAACTAGATCATGTCACCATATATCTCTCCTACTTTGCTCATAAATCTCGAGTAAAAAGCCATCTTCCCTTGTCCCGGTTTATGCCAGCCATGATTCATGATTTTAGCCACAATAATTTCACGGGCCCAATGCCGTTGCTTCCTATGGTATCGAAAGGTGAATCACAATACAAAACAGGGAAGAAGATTGACTATGCATTTCTAGCAGGCGGAAACAGGCTTTCTGGTAGTCTATTTCATGATAATTCATCAAGAAACTGCGATGATTTGAATGGTTTTTTGTTAAATGTAAGCAACAATGTCATATCCGGTGAAATTTCACCGAATGTTGGTGCTAACTGGAAATGTCTGAAGTTCTTAGATGCATCGAAGAACCAAATTTCAGGTCAGATTCCAAAGAGTCTCGTGAATCTTAGAAATCTAACagttcttcttctcaacaacaacaaatTATCGGGTGAAATTCCTTCTGGTTTTTTGACTTCAAAGTCTCATACGAAGTTTAACTTTTCGTTCAATAACTTGTCTGGATCGATAAGGATAGATCATGATCCAATAAACTGCAAACGGATTGTCGGTAACCCTTTACTTCATGGTTGCCAATTTGTTAGTTTATCATCATCGCCACCAGAAGAACCATGGCCCATCGGTCTCGACTCGTTAAACGCTACTCATTCTTCAGATTCTAATGGAGGAAAGAAAGGTGCAAATTCTTTTGAGCTGGTATTGATTATAGTTCCATCAATTATCGTCATCATTCTCATTGCTCTCGTTATTGTTTATCTTTACCGGAGAAATCGAAAACCGAACCCGGTGGTTGCCGGAATCTCACCTCGTCGTCCTTCTCCTTCGCCTCGTCCTCGCGGTCAACAAGAACCGCTAGTGGTTTTTAAGGAGATAGGGGTGAAACTAACATTAGACACTGTTGTTCAAGCAACCGGAAACTTTACGTCAAGAAACTGTATTGGGAGTGGCGGTTTTGGGTCAACTTACCGGGCGGAGATCTCTCCAGGAACCACCGTTGCCGTGAAAAGACTCACAGTTGAAATGTGCCAAGGGGTCCCTCAATTCAATGCCGAAATCCAGAGTCTCGGAAGAATCCGACACCCGAATCTCATTACGTTAATTGGGTATTACGCTAGCACGTCGGAGATGTTTCTGATTTACAACTATCTTCCCGGTGGAAACCTGGAAAAGTTCATCCTCGAAACACGTGCTAGCGTTTCTGGATTGAAAGTTCTTCACAAGATAGCTCTTGACGTTGCTAACGCGCTTCACTTTCTGCATGATCTATGTCAACCGCGTATCCTCCATCGTGATGTCAAACCTAGTAACATTTTACTAGATGAGAACTTCAACGCTTACTTGTCGGATTTCGGATTAGCTCGCCTGCTAGACGATTTCGAGACGCACGTGACGACCGATGTTGCCGGAACGTTTGGTTACGTGGCACCAGAATACGCGCTAACATGTCGAGCATCTGAAAAGGCTGATGTGTACAGCTATGGAGTCATGCTTCTTGAGTTGATTTCCGACAAGAGAGCTTTGGATGCATCGTTTTCGACTCAGGAAAATGGTTACACCATCGTGTCATGGGCGGTGACGCTCCGGCGAGAGGGGCGGTCAGAGGAGGTTTTTACTGCCGGATTATGGGAAGCGGGTCCGCAAGATGCTCTTGTGGAGTTGCTGCACTTGGGTTTGCTTTGCACTGCGGATTCTGTCGTGGGGAGACCTGCCATGAGGCAAGTGGTTCGGAAACTGAAGCAAATTCTACCTGCTTTTGATTGTTGA